The proteins below are encoded in one region of Helianthus annuus cultivar XRQ/B chromosome 2, HanXRQr2.0-SUNRISE, whole genome shotgun sequence:
- the LOC110919260 gene encoding V-type proton ATPase subunit a3-like yields the protein MVGLVLFTRSEVQSKEASSQQAAEESLETPLLKDQDSTADQGKQVKLGFLTCLVSKGRSLAFERILFCATRGNVFLRQSFVDEVVIDPNSGEKFKKNVFVVFFSGERAKSKILKICEAFEANRYPFAEDLGKQAQIVLKVSGKLSELKTTIDAGLLHRANLLETIGKQYKQWSVLLIKLSGDREVQRTMLELLNQLDGFSSDERIKVITTTNRADILDPALMRSGRLDRKIEFPHPTEEARARIMQLQLKSSWVISSFRIKAKRDPTVLPKDKSQAKCKQKL from the exons GTCTGAAGTTCAATCAAAAGAAGCTTCATCACAACAGGCAGCTGAAGAATCTTTGGAAACTCCTCTATTGAAGGATCAG GATTCAACAGCTGATCAAGGGAAACAAGTGAAATTAGGGTTCCTCACTTGTCTTGTGTCCAAAGGAAGATCTTTGGCTTTTGAAAGAATCTTATTCTGTGCTACAAGAGGAAATGTGTTTCTGAGGCAATCTTTTGTCGATGAAGTTGTTATTGATCCTAATTCAGGAGAAAAGTTTAAGAAAAATGTTTTTGTGGTTTTCTTTTCTGGAGAAAGAGCGAAGAGCAAAATTCTTAAGATATGTGAAGCGTTTGAGGCAAATCGCTATCCTTTTGCTGAAGATTTGGGCAAGCAAGCCCAAATCGTACTTAAGGTATCCGGGAAGCTATCTGAGCTGAAAACAACAATAGATGCTGGACTATTGCACCGTGCGAATCTGTTGGAAACCATAGGAAAACAATACAAACAGTGGAGTGTTCTATTAATAAAGC TAAGCGGGGATAGGGAGGTCCAGAGAACTATGTTAGAACTACTTAATCAGTTGGATGGTTTCAGCAGTGATGAGAGAATTAAG GTGATAACAACAACAAATCGTGCTGATATTTTGGACCCTGCCCTCATGCGTTCTGGACGATTGGATCGTAAGATTGAGTTCCCTCATCCTACTGAGGAAGCCAGGGCCCGGATCATGCAG CTTCAACTGAAATCCTCATGGGTAATTTCGTCATTCCGTATCAAAGCTAAGCGAGATCCTACCGTACTTCCTAAAGACAAGTCTCAGGCGAA GTGCAAACAGAAACTCTAA